The following coding sequences are from one Devosia neptuniae window:
- a CDS encoding DMT family transporter: MPVGVILAFLAYASFSMADALIKATGPAMSVFEIAFFTTSFSIIPAMLTKRNERWRDLYKLKHPFLVHLRCATAIGGTACVMYAFTHIPFADVYAVGFLTPIMVTLLGVLVLKEHVAVHRWLLLIISFLGVVLVIRPGVRELQLGHLAIFCSVFFGGVTTIILRHVAPRERRVSLVGLQVIYSGLVNGLLMIPFFVLPSLEQLAVFVGIGLMGGTGGLLLISAAKRSPANLLAPVQYSQLIWAIVFGAAFFGEYPDWVAIVGLVIVLTAGLANVLTDKIKIVWKPRLFFYRTGL; this comes from the coding sequence ATGCCGGTCGGCGTCATTCTGGCCTTTTTGGCCTATGCCAGCTTTTCAATGGCCGACGCCCTGATCAAGGCAACCGGCCCCGCCATGTCGGTTTTCGAGATCGCGTTCTTTACGACCAGTTTTTCGATCATTCCCGCCATGCTGACCAAGCGCAATGAGCGCTGGCGCGACCTCTACAAGCTCAAGCACCCCTTTCTGGTGCATCTGCGCTGCGCCACGGCAATCGGTGGCACGGCCTGCGTCATGTATGCCTTTACCCACATTCCGTTTGCCGACGTCTATGCCGTGGGTTTCCTGACGCCGATCATGGTCACCCTGCTCGGCGTGCTGGTGCTCAAGGAACATGTGGCGGTGCATCGCTGGCTGCTGCTGATCATCAGCTTTCTCGGCGTCGTGCTGGTGATCCGCCCCGGCGTGCGCGAGCTGCAGCTGGGGCATCTGGCGATATTCTGCAGCGTGTTTTTCGGCGGCGTGACCACCATCATCCTGCGGCATGTTGCGCCGCGGGAGCGTCGGGTGAGCCTGGTGGGGCTGCAGGTGATCTATTCGGGCCTGGTCAACGGGCTGCTGATGATCCCGTTTTTCGTGCTGCCGTCGCTCGAGCAATTGGCAGTGTTTGTCGGCATCGGCCTGATGGGCGGCACTGGCGGGCTGCTGCTGATTTCGGCGGCGAAGCGATCGCCGGCCAATCTGTTGGCGCCGGTGCAATATAGCCAATTGATCTGGGCCATCGTGTTCGGCGCGGCGTTTTTTGGCGAGTACCCCGACTGGGTGGCCATTGTCGGCCTCGTCATTGTGCTGACTGCGGGCCTTGCCAATGTGCTGACCGACAAGATCAAGATCGTCTGGAAGCCGCGGCTGTTCTTCTACCGCACCGGCCTGTAG
- a CDS encoding DMT family transporter has translation MPIGVLYAIAAYSIYACGDAIIKGFGQTLSVFEIGFFIALFSLVPAMFAKPKGERWRDSFRLKHPALVHLRSFSGVASSSLVTFAFVTIPFAETYSLVFMMPLFITVMSVLLLKERVHAMRWTMLLAGFAGVMLVVRPGFRELELGHLAALGCAFFGATTTTVLRIVASEEKRVSLIALPALYLLVVNALLMAPSFIMPNWQQFALLLASGSFIGMGHILLIAATRNAPASQVAPVQYVQIVWAIGLGAYFYAEHPDLLAYAGLAVVILSGLVNVFIDGARARIAGRFAEYRARPGPKTNITEVQGPEI, from the coding sequence ATGCCGATCGGCGTGCTTTACGCGATTGCCGCCTATTCGATCTATGCCTGCGGTGACGCAATCATCAAGGGTTTCGGGCAGACGCTCAGCGTGTTCGAGATCGGCTTTTTCATCGCCCTGTTCTCGCTGGTGCCGGCCATGTTCGCCAAGCCCAAGGGCGAACGCTGGCGCGACAGTTTCCGGCTCAAGCATCCTGCGCTCGTGCATCTGCGCTCGTTCAGCGGCGTGGCGTCTTCGTCGCTGGTGACCTTCGCCTTCGTTACCATCCCCTTTGCCGAGACCTATTCGCTGGTCTTCATGATGCCGCTGTTCATCACGGTCATGTCGGTGCTGCTGCTCAAGGAGCGCGTCCATGCCATGCGCTGGACCATGCTGCTGGCTGGTTTTGCCGGCGTCATGCTCGTGGTGCGGCCCGGCTTTCGCGAATTGGAACTGGGGCACCTGGCGGCTCTGGGCTGCGCCTTTTTCGGCGCGACCACCACCACCGTGCTGCGCATTGTGGCGAGCGAGGAAAAGCGCGTCAGCCTAATCGCCCTGCCCGCGCTCTATCTACTGGTGGTCAATGCCCTGCTCATGGCGCCCAGCTTCATCATGCCGAACTGGCAGCAATTTGCCCTGCTGCTCGCCAGCGGCAGCTTTATCGGCATGGGCCATATCCTGCTGATTGCCGCCACGCGCAACGCCCCGGCCAGCCAGGTCGCGCCCGTGCAGTATGTGCAGATCGTCTGGGCCATCGGCCTGGGCGCCTATTTCTATGCCGAGCACCCCGATCTGCTCGCCTATGCGGGTCTCGCCGTGGTGATCCTTAGCGGGCTCGTCAACGTGTTCATCGACGGCGCTCGCGCCCGCATTGCCGGGCGCTTTGCCGAATACCGCGCCCGACCCGGCCCCAAGACCAATATTACCGAGGTGCAGGGCCCCGAAATTTAG
- a CDS encoding head GIN domain-containing protein: MRTIATLALATAIGLTFGGAAKAESRDFALNNFDRIDIATGLDAVVTIGDSFAVRAESGSADALNNLELSVADGVLTARLDQDFLDFIISGGLVGMLLNSGNAVTINITLPAISGVSASSGADVRATGIKSDQLDLEASSGADVKLTGATLGAVRAGASSGASIDLSGTCTSIDAEASSGSGIDAGDLVCATAIAGASSGADIAVHASQSVKAEASSGGDIDIEGNPAQTDFDSSSGGDISLDD, from the coding sequence ATGCGGACCATTGCCACACTTGCACTCGCCACGGCGATTGGATTGACATTCGGAGGTGCGGCCAAGGCGGAAAGCCGCGATTTCGCGCTGAACAATTTCGACCGCATCGATATCGCCACCGGGCTAGATGCCGTCGTGACCATTGGCGACAGCTTCGCTGTTCGCGCTGAGTCAGGCAGCGCCGATGCCCTCAACAATCTCGAACTCAGCGTCGCCGATGGCGTGCTCACCGCCCGCCTCGATCAGGATTTCCTCGATTTCATCATCAGCGGCGGGCTGGTCGGTATGCTGCTCAACAGCGGCAATGCGGTCACCATCAACATCACCCTGCCCGCCATCTCCGGCGTTTCGGCTAGCTCCGGCGCGGACGTGCGCGCCACCGGCATCAAATCCGACCAGCTTGATCTGGAGGCATCGAGCGGCGCCGACGTCAAGTTGACCGGCGCGACCCTCGGCGCGGTTCGCGCCGGTGCCTCGAGCGGCGCTAGCATCGATCTCTCCGGCACCTGCACCAGCATTGACGCCGAAGCCTCGAGCGGCTCTGGGATCGACGCCGGCGACCTGGTCTGCGCCACGGCTATAGCCGGAGCCTCCAGCGGGGCGGACATTGCCGTGCATGCCAGCCAAAGCGTCAAAGCTGAAGCCTCAAGCGGCGGCGATATCGACATAGAGGGCAATCCAGCCCAGACCGATTTCGACTCATCGAGCGGCGGCGACATTTCGCTCGACGACTGA
- a CDS encoding OmpP1/FadL family transporter — protein MPRIRSIALAALLAASSMGAAHAGGLEANGYNWDLLFDPGTYVGKGTVTRVIIDHDITSLAAPGLGTVATSSNRTYYNFAAKGDLFENVSCLVSAQNPWGSGTDRLLTYAAVTGQSARERIWSNDLGLTCSYGFDVGPGSLSIIGGVSAQSLNYEALVPALLPGPTLGTLPVELDGNGFGWRIGAAYEVPEMALRVSAIYNAPIDYDLSGTFAAGLPAAASVTTPQAFEVKAQSGIAPGWLVLGGIKWVDWSVVDALTVTTPGPTLTTVLNYEDGWTVSAGVGHQLTEDLTILAGLVWDKGTSRQNGAGILANGTQADRWGANLGAAYKPSANFELSGGVSYSMIEAGTNALGETWDIGSVLAFSFSAKASF, from the coding sequence ATGCCACGTATTCGCAGCATCGCGCTGGCCGCACTGCTTGCCGCCTCGAGCATGGGCGCAGCCCATGCCGGGGGCCTCGAAGCCAATGGCTATAATTGGGACCTGTTGTTCGACCCCGGCACCTATGTCGGCAAGGGCACGGTGACCCGGGTCATTATCGACCATGACATTACCAGCCTTGCCGCGCCTGGCCTGGGCACTGTCGCCACCTCGTCCAACCGCACCTATTACAACTTCGCCGCCAAGGGGGATCTGTTCGAGAACGTTTCCTGCCTGGTTTCGGCGCAAAATCCATGGGGTTCGGGCACCGACCGTCTGCTGACCTATGCCGCAGTCACCGGCCAGTCGGCCCGCGAACGCATCTGGTCCAACGATCTGGGCCTGACCTGCTCCTATGGCTTTGACGTCGGCCCCGGCAGCCTCAGCATTATCGGCGGCGTTTCGGCGCAAAGCCTTAATTATGAAGCCCTGGTCCCCGCTCTGCTGCCCGGCCCGACCCTGGGAACGCTCCCGGTCGAGCTGGACGGAAACGGCTTTGGCTGGCGCATCGGCGCGGCCTATGAAGTGCCCGAAATGGCTTTGCGCGTCAGCGCCATCTACAATGCCCCCATCGATTACGACCTGTCCGGCACCTTTGCGGCAGGTCTGCCGGCGGCAGCCAGCGTCACCACGCCCCAGGCCTTTGAGGTCAAGGCGCAGAGCGGCATCGCACCCGGCTGGCTGGTGCTGGGCGGGATCAAGTGGGTGGACTGGTCCGTGGTCGATGCACTGACGGTGACCACGCCCGGCCCCACCTTGACCACTGTGCTCAACTACGAGGACGGCTGGACTGTATCGGCCGGCGTTGGTCACCAACTCACCGAGGACCTGACAATCCTCGCCGGCCTGGTCTGGGACAAGGGCACGTCGCGCCAAAACGGCGCCGGAATCCTGGCCAATGGCACGCAGGCCGATCGCTGGGGCGCCAACCTGGGCGCCGCCTATAAGCCCAGCGCAAATTTCGAACTGTCCGGCGGCGTGTCCTATTCCATGATCGAAGCGGGCACCAATGCGCTGGGGGAAACCTGGGATATCGGCAGCGTCCTGGCCTTCAGCTTCAGCGCCAAGGCATCGTTCTAG
- a CDS encoding NADP-dependent isocitrate dehydrogenase has protein sequence MSKIKVANPVVDLDGDEMTRIIWQAIKDKLIHPYLDLPIEYYDLSVESRDATNDQITVDAAHAIQQHGVGIKCATITPDEQRVEEFKLKKMWKSPNGTIRNILGGVIFREPIICKNVPRLVPGWTQPIIVGRHAFGDQYRATDFLFPGKGTLTIKFTGEDGKVIEHEVYQAPAAGVAMAMYNLDDSIRDFAYSSFNYGLARGVPVYLSTKNTILKAYDGRFKDIFQEIYEAEFKEQFEAKKIWYEHRLIDDMVASALKWSGGYVWACKNYDGDVQSDIVAQGFGSLGLMTSVLATPDGKIVEAEAAHGTVTRHYRQHQQGKETSTNSTASIFAWTRGLAHRAKLDDNEALAKFALTLEKVTVDTIEEGKMTKDLSLLVGPDQPWLSTIGFLDAIDQNLQKAMA, from the coding sequence ATGAGCAAGATCAAAGTCGCCAACCCGGTCGTCGATCTCGACGGCGATGAAATGACCCGCATCATCTGGCAGGCGATCAAGGACAAGCTGATCCATCCCTATCTCGACCTGCCCATCGAATATTACGATCTGTCGGTGGAAAGCCGCGACGCCACCAATGACCAGATCACGGTCGATGCCGCCCACGCCATCCAGCAGCACGGCGTCGGCATCAAATGCGCCACCATCACCCCCGATGAGCAGCGCGTCGAAGAATTCAAGCTCAAGAAGATGTGGAAGTCGCCCAACGGCACCATCCGCAACATTCTGGGCGGCGTGATTTTCCGCGAGCCCATCATCTGCAAGAACGTGCCGCGCCTCGTCCCCGGCTGGACCCAGCCGATCATCGTGGGTCGCCACGCCTTTGGCGATCAGTACCGCGCCACCGATTTCCTGTTCCCCGGCAAGGGCACGCTCACCATCAAGTTCACCGGCGAAGACGGCAAGGTCATCGAGCACGAAGTCTACCAGGCTCCGGCCGCCGGCGTTGCGATGGCCATGTATAACCTCGACGACTCGATCCGCGACTTCGCCTATTCGAGCTTCAATTACGGCCTCGCCCGCGGCGTGCCGGTGTATCTGTCCACCAAGAACACCATTCTCAAGGCCTATGACGGCCGCTTCAAGGACATCTTCCAGGAGATCTACGAGGCCGAGTTCAAGGAACAGTTCGAAGCCAAGAAGATCTGGTACGAACACCGCCTGATCGACGACATGGTCGCCTCGGCCCTCAAGTGGAGCGGCGGCTACGTCTGGGCCTGCAAGAACTATGACGGCGACGTGCAGTCCGACATCGTGGCGCAGGGCTTCGGCTCGCTGGGCCTGATGACCTCGGTTCTGGCCACGCCCGATGGCAAGATCGTGGAAGCCGAAGCCGCCCACGGCACGGTGACCCGTCACTACCGCCAGCACCAGCAGGGCAAGGAAACCTCGACCAATTCCACCGCCTCGATCTTCGCCTGGACCCGAGGCCTAGCCCACCGCGCCAAGCTCGACGACAATGAGGCGCTGGCCAAGTTCGCGCTGACGCTGGAAAAAGTCACCGTCGACACGATCGAAGAAGGCAAGATGACCAAGGACCTCAGCCTGCTCGTCGGCCCCGATCAGCCTTGGCTCTCCACCATCGGCTTCCTCGACGCGATCGACCAGAACCTGCAGAAGGCCATGGCGTAA
- a CDS encoding MarR family winged helix-turn-helix transcriptional regulator — MHDYIAAMQDDFSQCLVLNTRMAARAITRRADRKLRPYGVTAAQFTILTSLQSQPGLSVTEMADRIAMDRTTLSRNLDLLETKGVVISTRPSGVNGRVCVLTDAGRELVAQTVPVWRASQAELREILVRPDFAVVITALQQLSRL, encoded by the coding sequence ATGCACGACTATATCGCGGCGATGCAGGACGATTTTTCACAATGTCTGGTGCTCAATACGCGGATGGCGGCGCGCGCCATTACCCGGCGGGCCGACCGCAAGCTGCGCCCCTATGGCGTGACAGCGGCGCAGTTCACTATACTGACGTCGCTGCAGAGCCAGCCCGGCCTGTCGGTGACCGAGATGGCGGACCGGATTGCGATGGACCGCACGACACTGTCGCGCAATCTCGACCTGCTTGAGACCAAGGGCGTCGTCATTTCGACACGCCCGTCCGGTGTGAATGGCCGCGTCTGCGTGCTTACCGATGCGGGGCGGGAACTGGTTGCGCAGACCGTGCCGGTATGGCGGGCCTCGCAGGCCGAGTTGCGCGAAATACTCGTCCGCCCCGATTTCGCCGTGGTCATCACGGCACTGCAGCAACTTTCCCGGCTCTAG
- the fabF gene encoding beta-ketoacyl-ACP synthase II, whose product MLKPDPADPIVVTGMGAVSPMGVGVETLWTRLVAGESGVVRNDRFDTTGFTSGIAGLVPSKADVPHGFDPADFIDGKEIKKMDLFIQYGIGAAAEALNQAGWHPTSPEDQAATATIIGSGVGGSPVMARAVEIIQEKGPRRLSPFTVPSFLANLAAGWISILHGFKGPIGAPVTACAASAQAIGDGMRLIMTGEAEVAVVGGAEGSVDPISIGGFGASRALTSSHNDAPHLASRPFDKGHDGFVLAEGAAVLVIEKLSHAKARGAIPLAILAGYGTSADAYHLTAGSPDGAGAQVAMRNSLKMAGLEPSQIGYVNAHATSTQVGDNAEIAGITAVFPGRGKDLAVSSTKSATGHMLGAAGAVEAIISVQALRTGILPPTINLEDPEEVADIFDLVPKVAKPKAIDYALSNSFGFGGVNASLVFARI is encoded by the coding sequence ATGCTGAAACCCGATCCCGCCGATCCCATTGTCGTCACCGGCATGGGCGCCGTGAGCCCGATGGGCGTAGGGGTGGAAACGCTCTGGACGCGATTGGTGGCTGGCGAGAGCGGGGTGGTCCGCAATGACCGCTTCGACACGACTGGCTTCACCTCGGGCATTGCGGGCCTGGTGCCCAGCAAGGCCGATGTGCCGCATGGTTTCGATCCCGCCGATTTCATCGACGGCAAGGAAATCAAGAAGATGGACCTGTTCATCCAGTATGGCATCGGCGCCGCTGCCGAGGCGCTGAACCAGGCTGGCTGGCATCCGACTTCCCCCGAAGATCAGGCCGCGACCGCCACCATTATCGGTTCGGGCGTCGGCGGATCGCCGGTGATGGCGCGGGCCGTCGAGATCATCCAGGAAAAAGGCCCGCGGCGGCTCTCGCCGTTCACCGTGCCGTCCTTTCTCGCCAATCTGGCAGCCGGCTGGATTTCGATTCTGCATGGCTTCAAGGGCCCGATCGGCGCCCCGGTGACGGCCTGTGCGGCTTCGGCCCAGGCCATTGGCGATGGTATGCGCCTGATCATGACCGGCGAGGCCGAAGTGGCCGTCGTAGGCGGCGCCGAAGGATCGGTCGATCCCATCTCCATCGGCGGCTTCGGCGCCTCGCGCGCCCTGACCTCCTCGCATAATGACGCGCCGCATCTGGCCTCGCGCCCGTTCGACAAGGGCCATGACGGCTTCGTGCTGGCCGAAGGCGCTGCCGTGCTGGTCATCGAAAAGCTCAGCCATGCCAAGGCGCGTGGCGCGATCCCGCTGGCGATTCTGGCGGGTTACGGCACTTCTGCCGACGCCTATCACCTGACGGCGGGCTCGCCGGATGGTGCCGGCGCGCAGGTCGCCATGCGCAATTCGCTGAAGATGGCCGGGCTTGAGCCCAGCCAGATCGGCTATGTCAACGCGCATGCCACCTCCACTCAGGTGGGCGACAATGCCGAAATTGCCGGGATCACCGCGGTGTTCCCCGGCCGCGGCAAGGATCTTGCCGTGTCCTCGACCAAGTCGGCCACCGGCCACATGCTGGGTGCTGCTGGCGCAGTCGAGGCGATCATCTCGGTTCAGGCGTTGCGCACTGGCATCCTGCCGCCAACGATCAATCTCGAAGACCCCGAGGAAGTGGCCGATATTTTCGACCTCGTGCCCAAGGTCGCCAAGCCCAAGGCCATCGACTACGCGCTGTCCAATTCCTTTGGCTTTGGCGGCGTCAATGCCAGCCTGGTGTTTGCGCGTATCTAA
- a CDS encoding GFA family protein has product MNKPDRLMVDVTAACACGAVVMTLRGRVLSMLVCSCLDCQRATGTGHSTVALVSAEAVTLAGATANFARPADSGAIFTRHFCPVCGTPLYGQSSRAPDVRMLPVGFFAGQNQWFDPNQLIFARSQQTWDLVADHLPRHQTYRERNDPR; this is encoded by the coding sequence ATGAACAAGCCCGATCGGCTCATGGTGGATGTGACCGCCGCCTGCGCGTGCGGCGCCGTGGTAATGACGCTGCGCGGCCGCGTGCTGTCGATGCTGGTCTGTTCGTGTCTGGATTGTCAGCGCGCCACCGGCACCGGCCATTCCACGGTGGCGCTGGTATCAGCCGAGGCTGTTACCCTGGCCGGAGCAACGGCGAATTTCGCGCGGCCCGCCGATTCCGGTGCGATCTTCACCCGACATTTTTGTCCCGTCTGCGGCACCCCGCTCTACGGACAATCCTCGCGGGCGCCGGATGTGCGCATGCTGCCGGTCGGCTTCTTTGCCGGGCAGAATCAGTGGTTTGATCCCAATCAGCTGATTTTCGCTCGCTCCCAACAGACCTGGGACCTGGTGGCAGATCACCTGCCACGGCACCAGACCTATCGGGAGCGAAACGACCCGCGTTAG
- a CDS encoding GNAT family N-acetyltransferase, with amino-acid sequence MRAPKLEDANLHPDYPLETARLRLRPFTRGDVDAVFDYRRREDVARYLFDVPLSREECALAVQQRIGQVALEADDDKIILGVELADEGALIGEVSLILRNLDARQGEIGWIFHPDYQGHGYATEAAVALLDLAFKDGEIHRVMARCDARNSASAKLMERLGMRREAHFREHALFKGEWDEEFVYAILETEWPEKRYIFFAR; translated from the coding sequence GTGCGCGCGCCAAAGCTGGAGGACGCAAATTTGCACCCGGACTATCCGCTTGAAACGGCGCGGTTGCGACTGCGTCCCTTCACGCGCGGCGACGTCGACGCCGTGTTCGACTATCGCCGGCGCGAAGATGTCGCACGTTATCTGTTCGACGTGCCGCTGAGCCGGGAGGAATGCGCGCTGGCGGTACAGCAGCGCATCGGCCAGGTGGCGCTGGAGGCCGACGATGACAAGATCATCCTGGGCGTGGAGCTGGCGGACGAGGGCGCGCTGATCGGCGAGGTTTCGCTGATCCTGCGTAATCTCGACGCGCGGCAGGGCGAAATCGGCTGGATTTTTCATCCCGATTATCAGGGACATGGCTATGCGACCGAAGCGGCGGTGGCCTTGCTGGACCTGGCGTTCAAGGACGGCGAAATTCACCGGGTCATGGCGCGCTGTGATGCCCGGAACAGTGCTTCCGCCAAGTTGATGGAGCGGTTGGGCATGCGCCGTGAAGCACATTTCCGCGAGCACGCCCTGTTCAAGGGCGAGTGGGACGAGGAATTTGTCTATGCCATTCTGGAGACGGAATGGCCAGAAAAACGCTATATTTTCTTCGCTCGTTGA
- a CDS encoding GNAT family N-acetyltransferase — protein sequence MSSLSLPIETERLTLRTFERGDLESLNAYLSLPAAQRYAVSKARDKNEVARALEVMRSHVSLQRPGDTLTLAMVRKGDKQLIGHVSLHWSDATAGQGEVRFVINPSYSGQGFACEALGALFDLAFEHFRIHRVFARCDGRNHHSIKLMQSMGMRLEAHYREHALFQGEWDEELHFAMLDREWNRPSKVRELPQRHRVA from the coding sequence ATGTCGTCACTGAGTCTGCCCATCGAAACCGAGCGGTTGACCCTTCGTACCTTTGAACGAGGGGATTTGGAGTCGCTCAACGCCTATTTGTCGCTGCCTGCGGCACAGCGTTATGCAGTCAGCAAGGCACGGGACAAGAATGAGGTGGCTCGGGCGCTCGAGGTGATGCGCAGTCATGTCAGCCTGCAGCGGCCGGGCGACACGCTAACCTTGGCCATGGTGCGCAAGGGCGACAAGCAATTGATTGGGCATGTGTCGCTGCATTGGTCCGATGCCACGGCGGGGCAGGGCGAAGTGCGCTTCGTGATCAATCCGAGCTATTCGGGACAGGGCTTTGCCTGCGAGGCGCTGGGTGCGCTGTTCGACCTGGCCTTTGAGCACTTCCGCATCCATCGCGTCTTTGCACGCTGCGACGGTCGCAATCACCATTCCATCAAGCTGATGCAGAGCATGGGCATGCGGCTCGAGGCACATTACCGCGAACATGCCCTGTTCCAGGGCGAATGGGACGAGGAATTGCATTTTGCCATGCTGGATCGGGAATGGAACCGACCGAGCAAAGTGCGGGAATTGCCGCAGCGGCATCGCGTCGCCTGA
- a CDS encoding RNA methyltransferase — protein MAGTDSSKQPTLAPTPAIILCEPQLGENIGTAARAMANFGLWDLRLVRPRDGWPNEKAINAASRADHVIERVRVFETLEEAIADLTLVYATTARSRDMQKTVLGPEEAATNLAAQIGSGRPAGLLFGRERWGLLNEEVALADAIVTLPVEPAFASLNIAQAVLLLSYEYRRHSEAGAALPFSDALAEVAPREELVGLFGHLESTLDQSGFFTAPDKRPTVVNNLRTMLERGKFTSQEIRTLRGVISSIDRRHQRPNPNRQKPGSNTD, from the coding sequence ATGGCCGGTACGGATTCTTCGAAACAACCCACGCTTGCGCCGACCCCGGCGATCATCCTGTGCGAACCGCAGCTGGGTGAGAATATCGGCACGGCGGCGCGCGCCATGGCCAATTTCGGGCTCTGGGATTTGCGCCTGGTGCGGCCGCGCGATGGTTGGCCCAATGAAAAGGCCATCAATGCCGCCTCCCGCGCCGATCATGTGATCGAGCGGGTGCGGGTATTCGAAACGCTGGAAGAAGCGATTGCCGACCTGACGCTGGTCTACGCCACCACCGCCCGCTCGCGCGATATGCAGAAGACTGTGCTGGGACCCGAAGAGGCAGCAACCAATCTGGCTGCCCAGATCGGTTCGGGCCGTCCGGCTGGCCTGTTATTCGGGCGCGAGCGCTGGGGCCTGCTGAACGAGGAAGTGGCGCTGGCCGATGCCATTGTCACCCTGCCGGTGGAGCCGGCCTTTGCCTCGCTCAATATCGCCCAAGCCGTGTTGCTGCTGTCTTATGAATATCGCCGCCACAGCGAAGCCGGCGCGGCCCTGCCATTCTCCGACGCCCTGGCAGAAGTCGCGCCGCGCGAAGAGCTTGTGGGCCTTTTCGGACATCTTGAATCCACTCTGGACCAGTCCGGTTTCTTCACCGCCCCCGACAAGCGTCCGACCGTGGTCAACAATCTGCGCACCATGCTGGAGCGCGGCAAATTCACCAGCCAGGAAATCCGCACCTTGCGCGGGGTGATTTCCTCGATTGACCGGCGCCACCAGCGGCCAAATCCCAATCGGCAGAAGCCGGGCAGCAACACGGACTGA
- a CDS encoding MFS transporter — translation MSTPAPQDKSRIAFTYVGFRFFWLTTLLVSFAVQIMSVSIAWQIYDVTGNAFLLGLVGLCLFLPALLLILVTGLTADRLNRRFIMAICLGVELVCAMGFLVFVNAEAHEVWPIFGILIVLGTARAFWGPAAQSLAPNLVPPEALSNAITVNASAWQFAAIMGPAAGGLLYGLGPAVPFATAGVLLLAAAISVLLIPKPAQRESHQATSLETMLAGFRYIFSNKVVLGAISLDMFAVLMGGAVALLPVYTKDILHAGPQELGLLRAAPGIGAIVMALFLTRFPIRNHAGKILFLFVGLFGAFTVVFGLSSTVWISIPALALVGASDMVSVTIRETIMQLWTPEEVRGRVNAVNSVFIGASNELGEFRAGTVAHLIGPVPAVALGGLGAIAVAVIWSQVFPALREQKTLDKKMA, via the coding sequence ATGAGCACGCCCGCCCCGCAAGACAAATCCCGCATCGCTTTCACCTATGTCGGTTTCCGCTTTTTCTGGCTGACCACGCTGCTGGTCAGCTTTGCGGTACAGATCATGTCGGTGTCGATCGCCTGGCAGATTTACGATGTCACCGGCAATGCCTTCCTGCTGGGGCTGGTGGGCCTGTGCCTGTTCCTGCCCGCGCTGCTGCTGATCCTGGTCACCGGGCTCACCGCCGACCGCTTGAACCGCCGCTTCATCATGGCAATCTGCCTCGGCGTCGAGCTGGTCTGCGCCATGGGCTTCCTGGTTTTCGTCAACGCGGAAGCCCATGAAGTCTGGCCGATTTTCGGTATTCTGATCGTTCTGGGCACGGCGCGCGCCTTCTGGGGCCCCGCTGCGCAGTCGCTGGCGCCCAACCTGGTGCCGCCCGAAGCCCTATCTAACGCCATCACCGTAAATGCCTCGGCCTGGCAGTTCGCCGCCATCATGGGCCCCGCCGCCGGTGGCTTGCTCTACGGCCTCGGGCCTGCGGTGCCGTTCGCAACAGCCGGGGTGCTGCTGCTCGCCGCCGCCATCAGCGTATTGCTGATCCCCAAGCCCGCGCAGCGGGAATCGCATCAGGCGACCAGTCTTGAGACCATGCTGGCCGGCTTCCGCTATATCTTCTCCAACAAGGTGGTGCTGGGCGCCATCTCGCTGGACATGTTCGCCGTGCTGATGGGCGGGGCCGTGGCGCTGCTGCCAGTCTATACCAAGGACATCCTGCATGCCGGCCCGCAGGAACTCGGGCTGCTGCGCGCCGCGCCGGGGATCGGCGCTATCGTCATGGCACTGTTCCTGACCCGTTTCCCGATTCGCAATCATGCAGGCAAAATCCTCTTCCTCTTTGTCGGGCTGTTCGGCGCTTTCACCGTAGTGTTCGGCCTCTCCAGCACCGTATGGATTTCCATTCCCGCGCTGGCGCTGGTGGGCGCCTCCGATATGGTCAGCGTCACCATTCGTGAGACGATCATGCAGCTTTGGACGCCCGAGGAAGTGCGCGGGCGGGTCAATGCGGTCAATTCGGTGTTTATCGGGGCTTCCAACGAATTGGGCGAGTTCCGCGCCGGCACGGTGGCGCACCTGATTGGCCCGGTGCCTGCTGTGGCGCTGGG